In Spiroplasma clarkii, the DNA window GTATTTCAGTAACCTTAAGTCTAAAACATTAAATAAATTTCTTTGACCAATTTTTGTTTCATTCAAAATTTTTGCATAAGCAAATAATTTCATTGGTTGTTGAAAAAACTTATCATACTCATTTTTACTAGATTTACTAGTCACATTTGCTTTTTTAAAAATTTCTTCTACATTTCCTTTAGCATATTCTGAAAATCAAATATCTTTTGAAGAAAATATGGAGCTGATGGACTTGTTACCCTCATCTTCAAGGAATTTTACAATACAATCTGCAACAATAGAACACACATCTGGTGTACATTTTTGATCTATCCATCTTGCATTATTTGTTTTTCTTATGTCATAATTTTTTTTATTTAAGAACTCATTAATTTCATCAGTATTAAATATCTTCATTAGTTTTTCTCCTTATTCCAAAGTAGTAGATAGAGTTACTATCTATATTAAGTGACCTTGTTCCATAATTTCTTGCAATCTTATAATATTCTCTAAATTTTACACTTTCAAATATTACTAAATCATCTTCTAAAATTGATGTATCAGTCTTATTTATCAACAATGCCAATGAACCATCTGTAATAGAATTTTTTGGTAGGAAACATGCCCTTGGTGAGTAGGAAAGGTTAGGAATCAATACCACATTTTCCTTGTTTAAATATTTAGCAACTGCTAAACCCTCCAAATCATTTATATATTTGTCATATCCCAAAACATCAATAACTTTATTTGTACAAACATTCCTAGACCTCAGTATTCTATATTTTCCCTCTGATAAATTATGTTTTGTTCCAATTTGCCTATCTCTAAAAAATGCAAACATTCCTAGGTTTAAACTTTTTGCATATGCATCAAATTCTTCATTTCTATAAATTACCCATGTTGGAAATGCATTACCTGTAATATACTTTTGTTCTTGAATAATATCAATATTTTTAGTAATAGATTTTACAATTAAATTGCTAGGCTTTCCTTGTGTGTCAACAATAATATTGACTGTCTCGATTTTAACTCCTTTAAAACCATTTTCACCAAAATCAATTATGCTCTTTATTTCATAATTCTTCAATTCTTCTCTTAATTCTACATATTCTGGAGCATTTAATATACTTTTAGGGATAATGAAAGATACAATATTTGCTTCTTTTAATGCTTTTTCAAAAAAGTATGCATATATATTTGATGTTTTTGATAATTTACTATTTTTTTTATATATGGTGCTATTTTTGTCACCCATTTTAACTTTGTAATATGGTGGATTACCTATAACCAAATCTAAATTTTCATTTTCAACTGAAAATTTTAAATAGTCATCATTTATGTATTTAATTTCTACATTTGGATATTTGCTTCTATAATAAGTTTCAAAAATAAGTTCTGCAATATTCAATTCATTTTCATCTATATCAATTATCCAAATTTCCAATTTTTGTTTAAATTTGAAATGTTCTGCAATAAAGGGTAAAAAAGCACCTGCACCAACTGATGGTTCCAAAACTTTTATATGATCCTTTTCAATTTTTGGTAACACTTTAAATATTTCTTCACAAATAATTTTATCAGTATAAAAAGCTGCAGTAGTTTTTTTATTTGGATTTAACATTTCAGCAGCAATATAAACTAAGGTTGGATCAAGTTTGCTGCCATATTTCAATATTGTATCTTTTAAACTTGTAAGGTTGTTTAAATTATATTTTTGTAAAAATAGTTTTATATCTTTTTTCATTTAAACCCTCCAATTGCATAAGTATATTACTTGCTATTTGAAAAAAAATTGCAGTAGGTACAGCCTCACCAATTGACTGTCGTATATTAACATCATTTTGTTTAATAAATAATCTCTTGTTTTCTAATGACATTTCATTTAGTTCTTTTTCGTCTTGGGCAACCCACTTGAAATCTGATGGAATTGTCATCATTAGCATTAGCTCTCTCACACTAAAAACTCTATCATCAACTGGATGTATTGTATTTTGACTTGCCATAATATCATTTCTAGTATGAATACATGGAGCGACCTTATCAAAGCATTGTCTCTTATATTTATCACTGTTACCATTTTTTGTTAATATTTTTAAACCGTTTTTGTAATAATGGGGTAACTTGCTGATATCAGTATTGTCAAATGCACTTTGTCCTTGCTTTAATTTTTTTATTCAATTTCTCATATCACCCTTATAATGTCTAAAACTATGATAAATATCAGTCTCATCAATTTGTCCCATTTCAACTAGATGAGGTAGTTTTCCAATAATTTCTCCTAGCATTTTTTCATTTTTCAATGTAGGAAAAAGATTATTTAATTTTAGCCCAACATCACGTCTCACCCCCAATACAAGTGTTCTTGTACGGCTTGAATTTGACCCATAATCTTTAAAATTTAGTACTCGTGATTCAATATTATATATTGCTTCAAGGTTATTTAATATTGCCTCACTTATTCTTTTTTCTTTACCATCTATGTCTGTACAAATAGTATTAAGAAACGATCTTACATTCTCCAATACAAAAGTTTTTGGTTTAATTTGTTTTATAAGTTTAATTGACTCAACAACTAATGAATTTCTTTTTTGTTCATCCTTCTTTTTATGATTAGCTACAGACATTCCCTGACAAGGTGGAGTGGCAATGATTGTAGTAATCTCCTCAATACCCTCCTTTTCATGTCACAATCTGATTTCATCAAATATTTTGTTTTTCACTTCATCTTGCAAAACATCACCAAGAATGTAACCACTATCATACTTACATTTACTGTTGTGTTTCTGGACTTCAAGTCTTCTTGATAATAATTCATTTGTTGCTACACATTCAAACCCTGCCTGTTTAAACCCATAACACCCCACTCCTGCACTACTAAATAAGGATATATATGTTTCTTTTTTCATAATTTTCTCCTTGCTAGCAACATCTGATATGTTAGAAATTTCACACTACAAAATACACAAATATTCATAAGAAAATTTATAATAAGTTATTGATTTCTATTTAGTTTGCAAGTGTTGAAATTCCTATGCTTAATTTAATTAATACATCAGTCTTTGTATGCATCTATCTACAATTTCATAGACTATTATAATTAATCAACATTTTCTAATCTCCAACATAATATATTACAAAGATACCATAAAGCATTTTAAATTGCAAACAAATAGTTTTATTTATCAAACAATATTTTTTTATTACTTGTCAAAAAAACTCTTGAATATAACATACTTAAACTAGAAAATGCAAGATAGGAATTTTGGAATTATCATATTCTATCTTACAATTACATTTTCAATTACCTATATTAAAAGCAGTTTGGTATTTTAGTACTTTTGGTTAGAACTAAAACTTAACAAATTATTTTAAAATTTAAATAAACCAAACATTTTCATATATCAACAACTAAATAGATTTTCGATTTTTATAAAATTTGAATTATATATTAATAAAAATTACATTATTAATAACCAATAACTTTTAATATTGCCTTTAATTAATTAGTTTTATATGTTGATTAAATAACATTTTTAAACTATTTTCTATATTTCAATTCTTAAATTTCTCATTTATAGAATCAAGACTCATATTATAATGATAAAATATTTGTCTTTATAGGGAAAGTATTTTACTATTTTTTATTAAATATGCTCTCAAGTATCTTTTTTCTTGCTTCTCTTTCTGATATTGTAATTGGAAGTAAGCATAACTTGACAAACTCTTCAAAAAAATCCTTTTTATATGAAAATGCTGAATGTCCATAAATTTCATTTTTATTATTTTTTTTCTTTTTGTATAGTTCCCACAAGTTCTCATAACATTCATATAAATACCTTGCCAAAAGCTCTTGATTAACTGTAATTTCATCACCACTGTTTTTATTAATAAATGTACCTTTGCTATTTTTAAATTGATCAATTTCTTTAATACTTATAAGTTCATTAAGATTATCTAAATTATTTCAAATTAGTCAAAGTAGAGCTATTATTCAATTTTGTATTAATAACATTAATGGTTTAACTTCTTCAATTCTTGATGGTTCAATGTCATTATTTGCTAATTGAACCATTTTCTCAATGACATCATAAAATTTATAAGCTAACAATTTGTCCTCATTTGAGATACTTTCATTTTTAAATACTAAGTTATAATGCTCATCATTAAATATTTTGTTCTTATTTTGCAAAGCAACCGTTGGTTTCATTAAAATTAAACTATAAATATACTGCCCCAACCTATCATTTCAAAGTCTTTTAATATTTTCTTCTTTTAAATTAAAATTTTTAATAATATAATTTTTCTCATTAATGTCACTATCTCCCCGCTTGATATTTAAAATAATTTGGTTCTCTTTAAAGAACTTTTTCAATTCAATCATTTCAGCAGCATTAGATCTGAAATCTCTTGGTTGCACTGGTTTTTGATTATTTGATGATTTTGTTATTTTTTCAATAAGTTCACCATCTTTATCACTTTTGGTTTCAATTATCTTTGCAACCACAAATACTTTGCTAAGATTGTCTTTTAATTTACTTTTCCCAAACAATTTATTTAAATTTGTAACTGTTTGTGCACCATTAACTATTGAAAAATTATTTAACAAAACTGTATTATTTTGAATATCAAGATCATAAATTTTTTCTGTTACAACTGTAATTCCATTATTGAAAATGAAAAACTTTTCAGGATTAGAGGCTACTGTTTCTTCAATGTTTTTATCAACTGATTTTGATATGCTTCCACTATCAATATTGTATCTGACATTTCTTTCAAATATTCTATCTTGAAATTTTTGATAGCAGCGAATTAATGACATAGCAGTAAGAGACAATAACACAGTTTTTTCAGAATTACGCTCATCATAAATTATAGAATTGTTCTTTCCTGTCTCAGCATTTGCTGGATTTTTAAATTCAAAATTGAATTTAAGTGGATTATCTGTTTTATTTTCTTCATTTTCACCATTAAACTTATTTATTAATCTTTTTCTATCTACTATCTTGAACTCGCCAATATTAGAAACATCTGGGTTCTCTGAATACTTTAACTCTAAGTCTGCTATTTCTGTATCAGACAATTTTATATTAATTAAAATTATAATTTCAAAATTAAATGCTTGGTTTTCAACAATTTTATCTAGGGTATTGAAAAAATATGGGAATAGTTTTCTATCCTCATTACTTAAGAGATTATCCTTTAAATTATCAACAAAAATTTTATTTCTTTTAATAATTCCAGGAATTTCTTGGATATCAACAATTTCATAAAATAAAGTGGCCTTATTTGCATCTTCTACTTCATCATAAATTATTATTGATGGGTAATTTTCATGGCTAATAAAATTGATGTGATTTTTATACTCTCGTTTTATTTGTTCTACATCCTTTTCTCTTGAAAACAATTGGTATGCAACAAGTTTAAAAACAACACTTGAATTTTCAGCTCCAAAAGCCATTTTACAATATCTATCAAAACTATTTACTTTTTCCATTTTTTATATCCTCACATATCATTTTTATAAATTTGTTATAGTTATTAATATACAAGCCATTAATCTCTAATTCCACATTTTTATCAAAACCTACATTTAATTTATCTTCTTTGCAATATTGATCATATGCAACTTCCAATTCACGTTTACTTTTAAGCTTTCCCATCTCAACATCATCTTTGATGATGTTGAGACACAATGCATTTGGCAAATTTACATCAGAGTTTAAATTATCTTTATACATCGATCGATATTTATCTATAAAGTTCTCATCAATTTTATATGTTGATGTAATAAGACCTCCGTTGTTATAAACTGGGGTTACATTTCTGATGCAATATATTCAATAAGTTTTTAATCCAGTCTTTCTTATATTTGTAGATTCCCCAATCATATTTGTAATAGAGTTAACAGTATTTTTTTGAACACTTGACATTAATCATTTAAATTCAATTGTTGCTACCATTTGCTTAGTTCTATTATCATAAACAGATATGTCAGTTTTTTTATCAAAATAATAACCATGTACTTTTTTCTCAGATTTATCAGTAATTTTTGAAAATAATTCAAAACCTGATCCACTAAGTTCCATGTCTAAATGTCTTTGAATTGTGTAGTGCAATTGATCTACTTTTTTACTACTTCTTTTACGATCATAATGATCAGGAGCAAATAATTGCTTATATGTCTCATTAATTGCTAATAACAGATTTTGGTCATAATTGCTCATCTTGTACTTCCCCTTGCTGATTATTTTTGTTTGCTGTCCTATCTCTAAATGCAAAATTTAAATAGGTTTGAAGATCTGTAGAAGAAACATAATAATATTGACCTCTCTTATCTTTTCCTAGCAACCTTATATAATCTAAAAATATTTCATCCTTAAGTTTTCTTTTAACTTCTTCTAAATTAACAGATTCCGAGTAAACATATAACCCAGAATAAACTGCTGTCCCTGAGGGTGCATGTTTAATTTTTATTGTTTCCACATTTCTAATAATTGTGTTTATGCTTATTTTGTCCTTAAAAACATCTTTAATTGCCTGAGTTCTTGCAAAACCATACCAATGAGTCTCTTTTTCAAGAGACCTGTCCAACAATAATTCTTTATTTTCTAATAGTTTTTTGTAAACTGTTGGGTTATTATTTTTTATATCAGCAATTTTTACTAATTCTCCATTTTTATTATATGGGAAAAACAACTTTGTTTCTTGTGCTTTTGATGATTTTATTGCATCAATTATGTATTCACCACTAAAATTTTTGTCATAAAAAAATCAATCTGCATTTGTAGCCAAACCATTTCTAACAAAAATATCACAATTTTTCTTCTTACATTCAAATATTTCATTTAAAAATTTTAGTTCAGATGAACTTGCAAAGAAATAGCACCCATCTATTAAATAATCTTTACCTTTAATTATATAATCAGCTTTATAGTTTTTATTGTATACACTAACATCTGCTCTCTTTTTATTGTTACTTAAAACAATAATTGCTGGATAGGTTGTAATATTTTCAAATGGATTGTCATGACCCAAATTTAGTACCTTTTCAATCATATTTTTATCAACCAAGAATTTGCGCAAATTCTTACCAGCATCACTAGTAAAATATGAATTTGGAGTTATATATGCTAATTTACCTGGTTGTTTTAACATTTTAATTCCAATTTCAAAAAAAATTAAGTATAGATCAGTCATGCCATTTTTTGCAAAATCATATTGCTTATAATCAATATCTAAACTGTGAACCCTAATATATGGTGGATTTCCTACCACAAAGTCCATTAATCCATCAAATTTGCTTACTTTTAAGGCATCTTTATTCAGAACATCTCATTTAACTTTGATATTCAATTCAAGTTCCTCAATTAAATTATTAAGATTTTTAATTGTCTGATTATAACTCTTTTTATTCAATTCAATTCCATGAATATATTCTTGAAGGTCATCTTTAATTTCACCATCAGTATAACCTGCATTGACTGCAACTCTAACATATCTTCTAACAATTTCTATTAAAAAGGCTCCTTCACCACATGAATTGTCTATTATATGTTTATTAATAATGCTTTTACCTTTATATCCTGTCAAATCTAATATATTTTTGACAATTGTTATAGGTGTATAGACTTCACCAGTTTTTTTAGCCATTTTTCCCATTTTTCTAACCTCACTAAATATATAATACAATAATTTTATATGGAAAAATAATTCAATATTAATTTAGTCATAATTGGTTTTACAAATCTTTTTAAATAGCAATAAGTTTCACAAGATATTCCTTTGCCAAATATTCTGATCTTTCTTGAATTTGCCTATGTGTCCATTCAGAAATATCCTGATTTTTTATATAATCAAAAAACTCAAATGTTGAATTTGTAATATATCCCTCCCCATTTCTTACTTTATTTTTAATTAAATTAATTTTGTCCTCAAAACTCAGGCTTTCAATCACTGACTTCTTTTATTTTTTTTGGTCTTATATGCTCTTTATTACATTGTTCCTCATAAACATCTTGCTTATATTTAAATTTATGTTTTTTTTCTAATAAATTGATTAAAATGTCTTGAATTTTCCCGGAAATGGAACCATTTGATAACCTAGCTATTAATTCCTGATCCGAAAAATATCTAAACTGCCCTGAAAACTGTTTAATTTTTTCTTTTATTTTTATTATTAAATTATTTGAATCACTATCTTGAAATAGTGCACAAATTTCTAATAAAGGACTTGACAAATTTCCTCTATTAATACAAATATTTCATCTTAAAATATAAGAATCTACAATCCTAATTATTTCCTTGAATTGTTTTAAATTAATTCTCTTTTCAAGATACTTATCAAGCAAAAACATAGAAAAGAAAATAGAGTATGCTGTGAATTTAGAACTATTAAATTCATTATTTATATAATTTTTAAGCTGATCCAACTCTAAATATCCATCAGCGACATCTTTCAGTTTTTCATTTGAAATCTTTATAGATGAAGCCATATAAAGCATACATCAGTATTTTAAATTCTTTAGTTCACATTTAGCTGAATTCAAATCAAAAATTTTATAAACCTTCTTAAATACTTTAAATACTCCTAAATCTTTTTCTTCAATATACATTTGTTCTTTTAACATAACTACATATTTAAAAAAATCTTCTAATTCCTTTTTTGATATAGATGTTTCAATTTTGATCCAGTATGAATTATACAGTGATTCTTGTTCCTGATTTAACTTAATGTTCATAAATATATAATTCTTAATTAAATCAATATTATCAAGTTTTTTGGACTTTGAATTAATAGATTCAAAAATATTTTGTGGATTATCACCAAAACTACTTACATCAATACTTGCTAATTCAAAATTTAGAAACTTTTCTTTAAAATCAGAAATTTCTTTTATATCAAGTCCATTTGCATTAAATCAGTCTAAAATTACTATGAAATTTTTGTAAATTTTAGACTTTTTATTTATAAACTTAATTTTTTCTAATATTTTTTCAACAAACTCTTGGAAATCATGTACCTTCAAATCATCCTTTATCAAAGAAATTTTATATATTTCATCCAAGGTATGATCATCTTTCCCTTCATTGTTTAGAATTAATTTTAGTTTTAATAGCTCTGAGCATTTGCTCGATAATGAATTACTATCTAATAACTCTTCATCAATATTTTTATTAATTCATGCATAATAAATATTCATTGCCTTAATTATTAAAAATATTGTAGTTAAGCGCTGTTGTCCGTCAATAACTTCCATTTTTTTAATCTTGTCTCTATCTTCAAATTCTCTTAAAACTAAAATACCAAGAAAATGATTGGTCTTATTTTTATAGGTTACATTTAAAATTTCTTTAACATCATCTAAAAATTGTTTTACATTTGATTTTTCTCACTCATAATATCTTTGATAATATGGCACTTCATATATTACATCATCTTCATATATCTCAGCAATTCTCATTTTCTTAACTTCCATAGTGTCCCATCTCCTTTATTGCAGTTAATTTTTATTTAATAACTTCCCCAAAGTTTAGTAAAAAATCTTCAATTTCAGATGATTTTAATAATCTAAAATTTTTATCTTTTACATGAACCTCTATTTCACTTCAACTATTACCACTATAATATTCGCCATCACATACAAAAAGAACATATATTTTTTTATTTATATATGCACTACTTGCGCGATTAATAGCACTTATAACATTATTTTTTTGAATATCCTGAGCTCCTCCAGATTCACCTGTATATTTATGAAACACATAAAAATCAACATCAATGCTTCCATATTTGAAATAAAAATCCATAGTTCTTCCTTGACTAGTAATCGACTTCTCTGCATCTTTTTTTATCCTAACTTCTTGATTAATAATAAATATTGAGTTTTCACCAGATGCTGGTAATTTTTTAAATTCAAAAACATTAGGAATATTTTTTAAAAATGATTCAAATGTCTTTCGATAAACATTTTGTTTCGAGGGGTCTTTGATAAATCAAGCTCTTAGTATTTTGTCATTACTAATTTGTTTTGTAACTTTATCTTCATCAAAGCCAAATTTTCCACAAAAGTTCTTGATTTTTAACTTAGTATCCTCATCATTTATGTTAAAACTATTAAAGTTTTCATTTATCAAATTTAAATACTCTTTTTTATAATTTGGTTCTGACATATTAATAATTATCTCCTTCTTGCAAAATTACTTCACTGTATGCTAATTCTAAAATATTTCTGGCCAAAGCAAAGTCCATCCTTCTTCTTCTAACTGATTCCTTATTATTTCCTTTAAATGGTGATAATAAAACATCATTAGTATTTTTTCTAAAATTATTTAAAATTTCATTTGCCTTTTCTATTATACCATTTCTTTCTCTCTCATCACAATTATTAAATAACATACTACTAACTATTGTAATTG includes these proteins:
- a CDS encoding AIPR family protein — encoded protein: MEKVNSFDRYCKMAFGAENSSVVFKLVAYQLFSREKDVEQIKREYKNHINFISHENYPSIIIYDEVEDANKATLFYEIVDIQEIPGIIKRNKIFVDNLKDNLLSNEDRKLFPYFFNTLDKIVENQAFNFEIIILINIKLSDTEIADLELKYSENPDVSNIGEFKIVDRKRLINKFNGENEENKTDNPLKFNFEFKNPANAETGKNNSIIYDERNSEKTVLLSLTAMSLIRCYQKFQDRIFERNVRYNIDSGSISKSVDKNIEETVASNPEKFFIFNNGITVVTEKIYDLDIQNNTVLLNNFSIVNGAQTVTNLNKLFGKSKLKDNLSKVFVVAKIIETKSDKDGELIEKITKSSNNQKPVQPRDFRSNAAEMIELKKFFKENQIILNIKRGDSDINEKNYIIKNFNLKEENIKRLWNDRLGQYIYSLILMKPTVALQNKNKIFNDEHYNLVFKNESISNEDKLLAYKFYDVIEKMVQLANNDIEPSRIEEVKPLMLLIQNWIIALLWLIWNNLDNLNELISIKEIDQFKNSKGTFINKNSGDEITVNQELLARYLYECYENLWELYKKKKNNKNEIYGHSAFSYKKDFFEEFVKLCLLPITISEREARKKILESIFNKK
- a CDS encoding HsdM family class I SAM-dependent methyltransferase — protein: MGKMAKKTGEVYTPITIVKNILDLTGYKGKSIINKHIIDNSCGEGAFLIEIVRRYVRVAVNAGYTDGEIKDDLQEYIHGIELNKKSYNQTIKNLNNLIEELELNIKVKWDVLNKDALKVSKFDGLMDFVVGNPPYIRVHSLDIDYKQYDFAKNGMTDLYLIFFEIGIKMLKQPGKLAYITPNSYFTSDAGKNLRKFLVDKNMIEKVLNLGHDNPFENITTYPAIIVLSNNKKRADVSVYNKNYKADYIIKGKDYLIDGCYFFASSSELKFLNEIFECKKKNCDIFVRNGLATNADWFFYDKNFSGEYIIDAIKSSKAQETKLFFPYNKNGELVKIADIKNNNPTVYKKLLENKELLLDRSLEKETHWYGFARTQAIKDVFKDKISINTIIRNVETIKIKHAPSGTAVYSGLYVYSESVNLEEVKRKLKDEIFLDYIRLLGKDKRGQYYYVSSTDLQTYLNFAFRDRTANKNNQQGEVQDEQLWPKSVISN
- a CDS encoding DNA cytosine methyltransferase, with translation MKKETYISLFSSAGVGCYGFKQAGFECVATNELLSRRLEVQKHNSKCKYDSGYILGDVLQDEVKNKIFDEIRLWHEKEGIEEITTIIATPPCQGMSVANHKKKDEQKRNSLVVESIKLIKQIKPKTFVLENVRSFLNTICTDIDGKEKRISEAILNNLEAIYNIESRVLNFKDYGSNSSRTRTLVLGVRRDVGLKLNNLFPTLKNEKMLGEIIGKLPHLVEMGQIDETDIYHSFRHYKGDMRNWIKKLKQGQSAFDNTDISKLPHYYKNGLKILTKNGNSDKYKRQCFDKVAPCIHTRNDIMASQNTIHPVDDRVFSVRELMLMMTIPSDFKWVAQDEKELNEMSLENKRLFIKQNDVNIRQSIGEAVPTAIFFQIASNILMQLEGLNEKRYKTIFTKI
- a CDS encoding DUF262 domain-containing protein; translated protein: MEVKKMRIAEIYEDDVIYEVPYYQRYYEWEKSNVKQFLDDVKEILNVTYKNKTNHFLGILVLREFEDRDKIKKMEVIDGQQRLTTIFLIIKAMNIYYAWINKNIDEELLDSNSLSSKCSELLKLKLILNNEGKDDHTLDEIYKISLIKDDLKVHDFQEFVEKILEKIKFINKKSKIYKNFIVILDWFNANGLDIKEISDFKEKFLNFELASIDVSSFGDNPQNIFESINSKSKKLDNIDLIKNYIFMNIKLNQEQESLYNSYWIKIETSISKKELEDFFKYVVMLKEQMYIEEKDLGVFKVFKKVYKIFDLNSAKCELKNLKYWCMLYMASSIKISNEKLKDVADGYLELDQLKNYINNEFNSSKFTAYSIFFSMFLLDKYLEKRINLKQFKEIIRIVDSYILRWNICINRGNLSSPLLEICALFQDSDSNNLIIKIKEKIKQFSGQFRYFSDQELIARLSNGSISGKIQDILINLLEKKHKFKYKQDVYEEQCNKEHIRPKKIKEVSDWKPEFWGQN
- a CDS encoding Eco57I restriction-modification methylase domain-containing protein yields the protein MKKDIKLFLQKYNLNNLTSLKDTILKYGSKLDPTLVYIAAEMLNPNKKTTAAFYTDKIICEEIFKVLPKIEKDHIKVLEPSVGAGAFLPFIAEHFKFKQKLEIWIIDIDENELNIAELIFETYYRSKYPNVEIKYINDDYLKFSVENENLDLVIGNPPYYKVKMGDKNSTIYKKNSKLSKTSNIYAYFFEKALKEANIVSFIIPKSILNAPEYVELREELKNYEIKSIIDFGENGFKGVKIETVNIIVDTQGKPSNLIVKSITKNIDIIQEQKYITGNAFPTWVIYRNEEFDAYAKSLNLGMFAFFRDRQIGTKHNLSEGKYRILRSRNVCTNKVIDVLGYDKYINDLEGLAVAKYLNKENVVLIPNLSYSPRACFLPKNSITDGSLALLINKTDTSILEDDLVIFESVKFREYYKIARNYGTRSLNIDSNSIYYFGIRRKTNEDI